The sequence below is a genomic window from Qipengyuania flava.
AAACGCTGGCAATCATGGAGTTGCGCTACGCGACTCGCGACGGAGCGACGCCAGTCGAATATGGCGAAACAATCCGCCTGCCCGGCGGCGTCGATGCGACCTATATTCCGGCCGGCCATGTCCTCGGCAGCGCGCAGATCCTGCTCGAACACGCAGGTGAGCGGGTCGTCATCACTGGCGATTACAAGCGCCGCGCGGACCCGACCTGCCCGCCTTTTGAAGTCACGCCTTGCGATATCTTCATCACCGAGGCGACCTTTGGCCTGCCCGTTTTCTGCCACCCGCCAATAGAAGACGAAATGGCGAAGCTGCTCGACCGGCTCGCCGCGCACCCGGACCGCTGCGTCCTCGTCGGCGCCTATGCGCTGGGCAAGGCGCAGCGGGTGATCGCCGAGCTTCGCGCAGCGGGACACAGCCAGCCGATTTACCTCCACGGTGCGATGGAGAAGATGTGCCGGCTCTATGAAGAGCACGGGGTCGACCTTGGCGAATTGCGCCTGGTGGCGGACGCCGACAAGGATGCCATGCGCGGCCATATCGTGGTTTGCCCGCCCAGTGCCCTTAACGACCGTT
It includes:
- a CDS encoding ligase-associated DNA damage response exonuclease, with amino-acid sequence MPRAPFSWIKPEPHGIYVEPADCWVDPSRAVDKALVTHGHADHARGGHGKTVATPETLAIMELRYATRDGATPVEYGETIRLPGGVDATYIPAGHVLGSAQILLEHAGERVVITGDYKRRADPTCPPFEVTPCDIFITEATFGLPVFCHPPIEDEMAKLLDRLAAHPDRCVLVGAYALGKAQRVIAELRAAGHSQPIYLHGAMEKMCRLYEEHGVDLGELRLVADADKDAMRGHIVVCPPSALNDRWSRRLPDPITAMASGWMRIRQRARQRNVELPLVISDHADWGELTRTIEEVGAQENWITHGREDALLRWCQLHQRRARALALVGYEDEDD